From Halapricum desulfuricans, a single genomic window includes:
- a CDS encoding histidine kinase N-terminal 7TM domain-containing protein yields MSLSPGMIAGDGSILTGMKLILLVSIAVGISAAALAYRERPEPGSTPLIFLLAGQSWWSITILFRISTVDPGRELFWLKLSWIGTVVIPVAWLFFCLEYTGHHRYVRARYIALASVIPALTAVISLTNGYHQLLYLDTNTIEHGSVLVGTPGVWYWVIAGYTYLLGVSGAIPLLEVITDEPDMFRGQSLTLLLGLSVPWATNLLYLFGAFPTAGIDPTPAAFAVSGVAYLGAITRFQLFEANPAPIREARFTVFERMQNGAIVVDSRKNIVKMNAQAEQILNRRSSEILGTHIGEFIPHINTILGKQSSRLIFRPEDTIAAYDISVNKLTNFRDQTTGWIITLHDISEHIQQQQRLEVLNRVFRHNVRTNTQVIIGKSEFLAKHNSKAAAKTIQENALEIEDISQKARTILEMFEHSRDRMQGMSLERCLNSCVSTIRDQYPDVTIETDLHREPIYVSSVLENVFINLLENAAEHNTNSDPRIWIDTHTTEEQARITVADNGPGIDDQELALLKEGKETPLEHGTGFGLAIIIWGTAIADGEITFENNNPTGLIVTVEVPRYHEPDKTEGSPPLQEGTRPTDGE; encoded by the coding sequence ATGAGTCTCAGCCCCGGTATGATAGCAGGGGACGGCTCGATTTTGACCGGCATGAAGCTGATACTGCTCGTCTCCATTGCGGTGGGGATCTCGGCTGCGGCCCTTGCCTACCGCGAACGGCCGGAGCCGGGTTCCACTCCCTTGATATTTCTCCTCGCTGGCCAGTCATGGTGGTCGATCACGATATTGTTCCGAATCAGCACCGTCGATCCGGGGAGGGAACTCTTTTGGCTCAAACTCTCGTGGATCGGAACGGTCGTAATTCCAGTCGCGTGGCTATTTTTCTGTCTAGAGTATACCGGCCACCACCGGTACGTCCGGGCTCGATATATCGCTCTCGCATCGGTGATACCGGCGCTCACTGCGGTGATCAGTCTCACAAACGGCTACCATCAGTTGTTGTATCTGGACACGAACACGATAGAGCACGGTTCGGTTCTTGTGGGAACGCCCGGCGTCTGGTACTGGGTGATTGCGGGCTATACGTACCTTCTGGGGGTGTCAGGAGCGATACCGCTGTTGGAGGTTATCACAGACGAACCCGATATGTTCCGGGGTCAGAGTCTCACCCTCTTGCTCGGATTAAGTGTCCCGTGGGCGACTAATCTCCTCTATTTATTCGGGGCGTTTCCGACCGCCGGCATCGATCCGACGCCTGCGGCATTCGCTGTCTCCGGCGTTGCATATCTCGGCGCAATAACTCGATTTCAGCTCTTCGAAGCGAATCCGGCACCGATCAGAGAAGCGCGTTTCACGGTCTTCGAACGGATGCAAAACGGTGCGATCGTCGTCGACAGCCGAAAGAACATCGTGAAAATGAACGCGCAGGCTGAACAGATACTCAACAGGCGTTCGAGTGAGATACTCGGTACTCATATCGGAGAGTTCATTCCACATATCAATACCATTCTCGGGAAGCAGTCTAGCCGATTGATATTCCGACCCGAGGATACGATTGCGGCCTACGACATCTCGGTGAATAAACTCACCAATTTCCGTGATCAGACGACCGGCTGGATAATCACGCTCCATGATATAAGCGAGCATATCCAACAGCAGCAGCGGCTGGAGGTTCTCAATCGGGTGTTTCGACACAATGTTCGTACGAATACACAGGTGATTATCGGGAAATCGGAGTTTCTGGCCAAACATAACAGTAAGGCTGCGGCGAAAACCATTCAGGAAAACGCCCTGGAGATCGAGGACATAAGCCAGAAGGCTCGGACGATTCTCGAGATGTTCGAACATAGTAGAGACAGGATGCAAGGTATGTCGCTTGAGAGATGCCTGAACAGTTGCGTCTCAACGATACGAGACCAATATCCGGACGTGACGATCGAGACTGATCTACACAGAGAGCCAATCTACGTTAGTAGCGTCCTGGAGAATGTATTCATCAACCTCCTCGAGAACGCCGCCGAGCACAATACGAACTCCGATCCTCGCATCTGGATCGACACCCACACGACGGAAGAACAGGCGCGGATTACCGTTGCGGATAACGGTCCCGGAATCGACGACCAAGAACTCGCGCTACTCAAAGAAGGCAAAGAAACGCCGCTCGAGCACGGGACTGGCTTCGGACTTGCGATCATCATCTGGGGGACGGCAATCGCCGACGGGGAGATTACGTTCGAAAACAACAACCCAACAGGATTGATTGTCACTGTCGAAGTTCCACGATATCACGAGCCCGATAAGACGGAAGGCTCTCCGCCCCTGCAGGAGGGTACGCGCCCGACGGATGGGGAGTAG
- a CDS encoding UbiA family prenyltransferase produces the protein MNRIAGWSVAQLRRVWKALEYSSAYLAVLAALEVLMVQLLLSLPLSPAPAVVGLLTFAIYASDRLADLSTDAASNPQRTAFVRQYHGVLYVFAAIAYGGAVALSVLGGPIALAISLVPGVAWVSYALGRVPVVETPFRRLKDVLVVSSATIAVAWSLTIVFLPIAFAGAAITPTAWIVFGYLTLGTFICSEISNVRDIESDLESGVSTLPVAVGVARTRHVLYGIASLIAAMIGLATSSGHLTIASAVFLSTGLLSLVGIIALLGRVENERFLSVAGEFTRMPVLGGLILASYVL, from the coding sequence GTGAATCGGATCGCCGGATGGTCAGTGGCGCAATTAAGAAGAGTGTGGAAAGCACTGGAGTACAGTTCGGCGTACCTCGCTGTTCTGGCAGCACTGGAGGTACTCATGGTTCAGCTCCTGCTGTCGCTCCCGCTGAGTCCAGCGCCCGCCGTTGTCGGGTTACTAACTTTTGCCATCTACGCAAGCGATCGGTTGGCGGACCTCAGTACCGATGCAGCGTCGAACCCACAGCGGACTGCGTTCGTCCGACAGTACCACGGCGTGCTGTACGTATTCGCAGCCATTGCCTACGGTGGCGCTGTCGCACTGTCCGTCCTGGGCGGCCCCATTGCGCTCGCGATCAGCCTCGTCCCGGGAGTCGCTTGGGTGTCGTACGCCCTCGGTCGGGTCCCCGTCGTCGAGACACCGTTCAGGAGATTGAAGGACGTTCTCGTCGTCAGTTCAGCGACCATCGCGGTCGCATGGTCGCTAACGATCGTCTTCCTCCCGATCGCGTTCGCAGGCGCAGCGATTACCCCGACTGCGTGGATCGTATTCGGCTATTTAACCCTTGGAACGTTCATCTGTAGCGAAATTTCGAACGTTCGGGATATCGAAAGTGACCTCGAGAGCGGCGTTTCGACGCTCCCGGTCGCTGTTGGGGTCGCCCGGACCAGGCACGTGCTCTATGGCATCGCTTCCCTCATTGCGGCGATGATCGGGCTGGCCACGAGTAGTGGACACCTGACCATCGCCTCGGCAGTTTTTCTCTCCACCGGACTGCTCAGTCTGGTCGGAATCATCGCGCTCTTGGGCCGGGTCGAGAACGAGCGATTCTTGTCCGTCGCTGGTGAATTCACTCGGATGCCCGTATTAGGAGGACTGATTCTCGCCTCGTACGTGCTGTAG
- a CDS encoding 1,4-dihydroxy-2-naphthoate polyprenyltransferase — MSTADVSRRKAWLMAARPQTLPAGTAPVVVGVGLAIHAGVFALLPALSALVGALLIQIGTNFANDYYDAVKGADTEDREGFTRVTAGGLIEPERVKQAMIATYGLAVLVGVYLVAIGGVPILVVGLSSIVAGVLYTGGPYPYGYRGLGDLFVFVYFGVIAVTGTYYVQAVENMAAVGLFPLGLPTGSVTVDAVVASLAAAALSTCVLVVNNIRDIETDRETGKRTLAVILGYRGARAEYLLLMGMGYTVPVIFALEPEYGLPALAPLLSLPLAARVTKTVLTETSGEALNPALESTGQAMIAHALLFAVGLAA; from the coding sequence ATGAGTACTGCAGACGTCTCCCGGCGGAAGGCCTGGCTGATGGCCGCCCGGCCACAGACGCTGCCCGCCGGCACCGCGCCGGTCGTCGTGGGCGTCGGGCTGGCGATCCACGCCGGCGTCTTCGCGCTCCTGCCCGCGCTTTCGGCGCTGGTCGGCGCGCTACTGATCCAGATCGGGACCAACTTCGCCAACGACTACTACGACGCCGTCAAGGGGGCGGACACCGAGGATCGCGAGGGGTTCACCCGCGTCACCGCGGGCGGGCTGATCGAACCCGAGCGCGTCAAGCAGGCGATGATCGCCACCTACGGACTGGCCGTGCTCGTCGGCGTCTACCTGGTCGCGATCGGCGGCGTGCCGATCCTCGTCGTCGGCCTCTCCTCGATCGTCGCCGGAGTGCTGTACACCGGCGGTCCCTACCCCTACGGCTACCGCGGGCTGGGCGATCTGTTCGTGTTCGTCTACTTCGGTGTCATCGCCGTCACGGGTACCTACTACGTCCAGGCCGTCGAGAACATGGCCGCCGTGGGGCTGTTCCCGCTGGGGCTGCCGACGGGGAGCGTCACCGTCGACGCGGTCGTTGCAAGTCTCGCGGCGGCCGCGCTCTCGACGTGCGTGCTCGTCGTCAACAACATCCGCGACATCGAGACCGACCGCGAGACCGGCAAGCGGACGCTGGCGGTCATCCTCGGCTATCGCGGCGCACGCGCCGAGTACCTCCTGCTGATGGGAATGGGTTATACCGTTCCAGTGATCTTCGCACTCGAGCCAGAATACGGCCTGCCTGCGCTGGCACCGTTGCTGTCGCTGCCGCTCGCGGCCCGCGTGACGAAGACGGTCCTGACAGAGACGAGCGGCGAGGCGCTCAACCCGGCGCTTGAAAGCACCGGCCAGGCGATGATCGCACACGCTCTGCTGTTTGCCGTGGGGCTGGCAGCATGA
- a CDS encoding mandelate racemase/muconate lactonizing enzyme family protein, protein MNIDPFALELADPLATAAGTIDAREGFTVTYRHRGQRGVGEATPLPGWTESIEACREALDRAAAAADEDASERDGSGHGAALLELDAAETPAARHGFATALLDADARADDVPLYQWFDADVGTVSSVPVNATIGDAPVEKTVEAAEEAVEAGFEALKCKVGARSVAEDGRRLRAVREAVDKGVALRADANAAYDRETAREALEAFASAGVSYVEQPLAADDLAGHRELREMGVDIAIDEGLAEHTVGEVLDADAADVLVLKPMVLGGPGNAHTLAMRARERGVEPVVTTTVDAVIARTAAVHVAAAIPDVRACGLATADRLAEDLWPDPCPVADGTIAVPQSPGLGVEVEP, encoded by the coding sequence ATGAATATCGACCCGTTCGCGCTTGAGCTGGCCGATCCGCTCGCGACGGCCGCGGGGACGATCGACGCCCGCGAGGGATTCACCGTCACTTACCGCCACCGCGGCCAGCGGGGCGTCGGCGAGGCGACACCGCTACCGGGCTGGACGGAGTCGATCGAGGCATGTCGCGAGGCCCTCGATCGCGCGGCCGCGGCCGCCGACGAAGACGCCAGCGAACGCGACGGCTCGGGTCACGGGGCGGCGCTACTCGAACTCGATGCCGCCGAGACGCCCGCTGCGCGCCATGGCTTCGCGACCGCGTTGCTGGACGCCGACGCCCGCGCTGACGACGTCCCGCTGTATCAGTGGTTCGACGCCGATGTGGGGACGGTCTCGTCGGTGCCGGTGAACGCGACGATCGGCGACGCGCCGGTCGAAAAGACTGTCGAAGCCGCCGAGGAGGCAGTCGAAGCGGGCTTCGAGGCACTGAAGTGCAAGGTCGGCGCGCGATCGGTCGCCGAGGACGGTCGGCGGCTCCGGGCCGTCCGCGAGGCCGTTGACAAGGGCGTCGCACTGCGGGCGGACGCCAACGCCGCCTACGACCGCGAGACGGCTCGCGAGGCTCTCGAAGCGTTCGCGAGCGCGGGCGTCTCCTACGTCGAACAGCCGCTGGCCGCCGACGATCTGGCCGGCCACCGCGAGTTGCGAGAGATGGGCGTCGATATCGCCATCGACGAGGGCCTGGCCGAGCACACGGTCGGGGAGGTTCTCGACGCAGACGCCGCGGACGTGCTGGTCCTCAAGCCGATGGTCCTCGGCGGGCCGGGAAACGCCCACACGCTGGCGATGCGCGCCCGCGAGCGCGGGGTCGAACCGGTCGTGACGACGACTGTCGACGCGGTAATCGCCCGGACTGCCGCGGTTCACGTCGCCGCCGCTATTCCCGACGTGCGGGCCTGTGGCCTGGCGACGGCCGACCGGCTGGCCGAGGATCTCTGGCCCGATCCGTGTCCAGTCGCAGACGGGACGATCGCCGTCCCGCAATCGCCGGGGCTCGGCGTGGAGGTGGAGCCGTGA
- the menE gene encoding o-succinylbenzoate--CoA ligase produces the protein MTDRWPRYDLLTHRARTTPDRTALIDADTGREWTVRELDSGIDELAAGLESIGVSLGTRVGLVLPTRPVFVRLVHAVARLGGVLVPLNVEKPTDALAAQAERAAVDVLICGAETAEAARELDVGTTVSVDRPDDTAGTAEVRQLPDADPEGFVPISRDPDALAVIMFTSGTTGEPKGVRLTRRNLLASAEASAYRLGVAPDDRWLCCLPMYHMGGLAPIVRTALYGTTLVVQREFDAEVTGAVIDERTITGVSLVPTMLDRMLDAGWEPPAALDTVLLGGARASESLLDRAIDRDVPVSPTYGTTETASQIATARPEQAAVHPGSVGQPLVNTTVRILADDRPAESGEVGELVVSGPTVTPGYLEEDRTAEAFDEAGLHTGDLGYRDADGRLWIEGRRGDRIVSGGENVDPETVAAAIRKHPDVEDAAVVGLSDPEWGERVAALVVGGVEPETVEAHCRDRLAVFEVPKTIAVAAELPRTASGTVDRDAVEEILSSEQ, from the coding sequence GTGACCGACCGCTGGCCCCGCTACGATCTGTTGACCCACCGGGCGAGGACGACGCCCGATCGGACCGCGCTGATCGATGCCGACACCGGCCGGGAGTGGACCGTCCGGGAACTCGACAGCGGGATCGACGAACTCGCGGCCGGCCTGGAGTCGATCGGCGTCTCGCTGGGGACGCGCGTCGGACTCGTGCTCCCCACTCGTCCCGTGTTCGTCCGGCTCGTCCATGCTGTCGCCCGCCTCGGCGGCGTGCTCGTCCCGCTGAACGTCGAGAAGCCGACCGACGCGCTGGCCGCCCAGGCCGAGCGCGCGGCCGTGGACGTGCTGATCTGCGGGGCCGAGACCGCCGAGGCGGCCCGCGAACTCGACGTTGGGACGACGGTCTCGGTCGACCGACCTGACGACACAGCCGGGACCGCCGAGGTCCGACAACTTCCCGACGCCGATCCCGAGGGCTTCGTCCCGATCAGTCGCGATCCCGACGCCCTCGCGGTGATCATGTTCACCTCGGGGACGACGGGCGAACCGAAAGGCGTCAGGCTGACCCGCCGGAACCTGCTGGCCAGCGCCGAGGCCTCGGCGTACCGGCTCGGCGTCGCGCCCGACGATCGGTGGCTGTGCTGTCTCCCGATGTATCACATGGGCGGGCTCGCGCCGATCGTCCGGACTGCCCTGTACGGCACCACGCTGGTCGTCCAGCGCGAGTTCGACGCCGAGGTGACCGGGGCGGTCATCGACGAAAGGACGATCACCGGTGTCTCGCTGGTTCCGACGATGCTGGACCGGATGCTCGATGCGGGGTGGGAGCCGCCGGCCGCTCTCGATACGGTACTGCTCGGGGGTGCACGGGCTTCGGAGTCGTTGCTCGATCGCGCGATCGATCGGGACGTTCCCGTCTCCCCGACCTACGGGACCACCGAGACGGCCTCCCAGATCGCTACTGCGCGCCCCGAGCAGGCGGCCGTGCACCCGGGCTCGGTCGGCCAGCCGCTGGTCAACACGACTGTCCGAATACTCGCCGACGACAGGCCTGCCGAGTCAGGCGAAGTCGGCGAACTCGTCGTCTCTGGCCCGACGGTGACGCCCGGATATCTCGAGGAGGACCGGACCGCTGAAGCGTTCGACGAGGCTGGACTGCACACGGGCGATCTAGGCTACAGAGATGCCGACGGGCGGCTCTGGATCGAGGGGCGACGCGGCGATCGGATTGTCTCCGGCGGCGAGAACGTCGATCCCGAGACGGTGGCGGCAGCCATCCGCAAGCACCCGGATGTCGAGGACGCCGCGGTCGTCGGCCTCTCCGATCCGGAGTGGGGCGAGCGCGTCGCCGCGCTGGTCGTCGGGGGCGTCGAGCCCGAGACGGTCGAGGCACACTGCCGGGACCGCCTGGCCGTTTTCGAGGTCCCGAAGACGATTGCCGTCGCCGCCGAACTGCCCCGAACTGCGTCCGGGACGGTCGACCGGGACGCTGTCGAGGAGATCCTTTCCAGTGAGCAGTGA
- a CDS encoding NAD(+)/NADH kinase: MSDDLAGVGRVHVVGDGVDAPADAAAVPDRDAADVVVAVGESALLELAREGCSTPILPVDAGTGVRSVPRDRLDAAFDSVRDGRASELELPVFGADIDGQRRGRALFDVMLVTEEAAHISEFELETPTDRIAQFRADGFVLATAGGTSGYARRLDAPVFAPETRAAAVVPVAAFATSLDQWVVPVPDRGPVLDGRVAREEAGVTLLVDDRDVGRVPPLTPITIGVVDALRLYRVPESQSCFAGVEGSPREGSPVETS; encoded by the coding sequence ATGAGCGACGACCTGGCAGGTGTCGGTCGCGTCCACGTCGTCGGCGACGGAGTCGATGCGCCCGCGGACGCGGCGGCAGTCCCCGATAGAGACGCCGCGGACGTCGTCGTCGCGGTCGGCGAGTCCGCACTGCTGGAACTCGCCCGAGAAGGGTGTTCGACCCCAATCTTGCCGGTCGATGCGGGAACCGGCGTCCGATCGGTGCCCCGCGACCGTCTCGACGCTGCCTTCGATAGCGTCCGGGACGGCCGTGCGAGCGAACTCGAACTCCCCGTCTTCGGGGCCGATATCGACGGACAGCGCCGCGGGCGGGCGTTGTTCGACGTGATGCTCGTCACCGAGGAGGCGGCCCACATCTCGGAGTTCGAACTCGAAACCCCCACCGACCGGATCGCACAGTTCCGCGCCGACGGGTTCGTGCTCGCGACCGCTGGCGGCACCAGTGGGTACGCCCGCCGACTCGACGCCCCAGTGTTCGCGCCGGAGACGCGGGCGGCGGCGGTCGTCCCCGTGGCCGCGTTCGCCACCTCGCTCGACCAGTGGGTCGTGCCGGTCCCCGATCGCGGTCCGGTTCTCGACGGACGGGTCGCCCGCGAGGAAGCCGGCGTCACGCTGCTGGTCGACGATCGAGACGTGGGCCGGGTCCCGCCGCTGACGCCGATCACGATCGGCGTCGTCGACGCGCTCCGACTCTACCGCGTTCCGGAGAGTCAGTCCTGCTTTGCGGGGGTCGAGGGCTCTCCCCGGGAAGGTTCGCCGGTAGAAACATCTTAA
- a CDS encoding DUF7313 family protein: protein MSAPAYQLPGPLGAVDAVLGGAGTVEYLLLGLLVVNVVTRLLAHRKHVSEAGDDTERLSRHPLHVASNVALVLTVFYYTTLDQHGGIVASTLIVGLFITDFFEFEARNAELRRGVDLDAPKGAIGASVLALLYVGYLSLFQFVAPVWSAIV, encoded by the coding sequence ATGTCAGCGCCAGCCTATCAGCTCCCCGGGCCGCTCGGCGCCGTCGACGCCGTGCTCGGCGGGGCGGGGACCGTCGAGTACCTCCTGCTCGGTCTCCTGGTCGTCAACGTCGTCACGCGGCTGCTCGCACATCGCAAACACGTCAGCGAGGCCGGCGACGACACGGAGCGCCTGTCGCGCCATCCCCTGCACGTCGCCTCGAACGTCGCACTGGTACTCACTGTGTTCTACTATACGACGCTCGACCAGCACGGCGGGATCGTCGCCTCGACGCTGATTGTCGGGCTGTTCATCACGGACTTCTTCGAGTTCGAGGCTCGCAACGCTGAACTCCGACGTGGCGTCGATCTGGACGCCCCGAAGGGCGCGATCGGTGCCTCCGTGCTCGCGTTGCTGTACGTCGGCTATCTCAGTCTCTTCCAGTTCGTCGCGCCGGTCTGGTCGGCGATCGTCTAG
- a CDS encoding cryptochrome/photolyase family protein: MRIHWHRRDLRVADNRPLVEADADGPIVPVFVFDRNVLEQAGPPRVAFMLDALGSLREAYRSRGSDLLIREGDPREVLPDLAERFDADAVTWARDYSGLARERDTDVRQALDAVGVAREAVHDAVCHEPGAIRTNDGDPYSVFTYFGRKWHDREKHPTVDPPDREQLADISDDEPVPTLDELGFEEPEAAIPPASTAEARERLEEFCEDDIYRYEERRDYPAEACTSRLSAHLKFGTIGIREVYESTEGAKRGVDGDRLESVEEFQDQLAWREFYTQVLYFNPEVVTENYKEYEQEIDWREDEDAIQAWKAGRTGYPIVDAGMRQLREEAYMHNRVRMIVASFLTKDLLVDWRVGYEWFREKLVDHDTANDNGGWQWAASTGTDAQPYFRIFNPMTQGERYDPDAEYIKRYVPELREADPEIIHSWHEASLTQRRNAAPEYPDPIVDHSERREAAIEMFETARGES, encoded by the coding sequence ATGCGCATTCACTGGCATCGACGTGACCTCCGGGTGGCCGACAACCGACCACTGGTCGAGGCCGACGCGGACGGGCCGATCGTCCCGGTGTTCGTCTTTGACCGGAACGTGCTCGAACAGGCCGGACCGCCACGGGTCGCGTTCATGCTCGACGCGCTCGGATCGCTGCGCGAGGCGTACCGGTCGCGAGGGAGCGACCTGCTGATCCGCGAGGGTGACCCTCGCGAGGTGCTGCCCGACCTCGCCGAGCGGTTCGACGCTGACGCGGTCACCTGGGCCCGGGACTACTCCGGACTCGCTCGCGAGCGCGATACCGACGTTCGGCAGGCACTGGACGCGGTCGGGGTCGCCCGCGAGGCCGTCCACGACGCGGTCTGTCACGAACCCGGCGCGATCCGCACGAACGACGGCGACCCCTACTCGGTGTTCACCTACTTCGGCCGCAAGTGGCACGACCGTGAGAAACACCCCACGGTCGATCCGCCCGATCGAGAGCAGCTGGCCGATATCTCCGACGACGAGCCGGTCCCGACGCTCGATGAACTAGGTTTCGAGGAACCGGAAGCCGCGATTCCGCCCGCGAGCACCGCCGAAGCGCGCGAGCGTCTCGAGGAGTTCTGTGAGGACGACATCTACCGCTACGAGGAGCGCCGGGACTACCCCGCCGAGGCGTGTACCTCGCGGCTCTCGGCGCACCTGAAGTTCGGCACGATCGGGATCCGGGAGGTGTACGAGTCGACCGAGGGGGCCAAACGCGGCGTCGACGGGGATCGACTCGAATCAGTCGAGGAGTTTCAGGACCAGCTAGCCTGGCGAGAGTTCTACACGCAGGTGCTGTATTTCAACCCCGAGGTCGTCACCGAGAACTACAAAGAGTACGAGCAGGAGATCGACTGGCGGGAAGACGAGGACGCCATCCAGGCCTGGAAAGCGGGGCGAACGGGCTATCCGATCGTCGACGCGGGGATGCGCCAGCTACGCGAGGAGGCGTATATGCACAACCGCGTGCGGATGATCGTCGCCTCCTTTCTGACGAAGGATCTGCTGGTGGACTGGCGGGTGGGCTACGAGTGGTTCCGGGAGAAACTGGTCGATCACGACACCGCAAACGACAACGGCGGCTGGCAGTGGGCGGCCTCGACGGGGACCGACGCCCAGCCGTACTTCCGGATCTTCAACCCGATGACACAGGGCGAGCGCTACGATCCCGACGCCGAGTACATCAAACGCTACGTGCCCGAACTCCGAGAGGCTGACCCGGAGATCATCCACTCCTGGCACGAGGCGTCGCTCACCCAGCGACGAAACGCAGCCCCGGAGTATCCGGATCCGATCGTCGATCACAGCGAGCGAAGAGAGGCGGCGATCGAGATGTTCGAGACGGCACGCGGGGAGAGCTAG
- a CDS encoding enoyl-CoA hydratase/isomerase family protein, which produces MTVEVERSERVVICTLANPDGRNALTAETATQLADGITGLEDSDARCVLLRGEGETFCASGDVGAHVGRARGELDGAAWRDRLEAVGDAVAAVYECPLPTVAAVEGAAFGAGAALALACDLRIASARGAIGFGFRRFGLAATAGATYLLPRIVAPDTALQLLYTGELVGAERAAELGLFTDVHPVETFEDELVSLLATLSTGPRDALIAAKNLLRAEHVDLRRTLDRELETASRLADTDDFHEGVTAFVTEREPEF; this is translated from the coding sequence ATGACTGTCGAGGTCGAGCGCTCCGAACGGGTCGTGATCTGCACGCTCGCGAACCCCGACGGACGCAACGCGCTCACGGCCGAGACCGCGACGCAACTCGCCGATGGGATCACCGGACTGGAAGACAGCGACGCCCGCTGTGTGCTCCTCCGGGGCGAAGGCGAGACGTTCTGTGCCAGCGGTGACGTCGGCGCACACGTTGGCCGCGCTCGTGGCGAGCTCGACGGGGCGGCCTGGCGAGACCGCCTCGAAGCGGTCGGCGACGCCGTCGCTGCCGTCTACGAGTGCCCGTTGCCGACCGTCGCTGCCGTCGAGGGGGCGGCCTTCGGCGCGGGGGCGGCGCTCGCGCTGGCCTGTGATCTCCGGATCGCCAGCGCTAGGGGTGCGATTGGATTCGGGTTCCGTCGGTTCGGGCTCGCAGCGACCGCCGGGGCGACGTACCTTCTCCCGCGGATCGTCGCCCCCGACACCGCGTTACAGCTGTTGTACACGGGAGAGCTGGTCGGCGCCGAGCGGGCGGCCGAACTGGGGCTGTTCACCGACGTCCACCCGGTCGAGACCTTCGAGGACGAGCTCGTGTCGCTGCTGGCGACGCTGTCGACCGGCCCTCGTGACGCGCTGATCGCCGCGAAGAATCTCCTCCGTGCGGAGCACGTCGATCTACGGCGGACACTGGATCGAGAACTCGAAACGGCGTCCCGACTGGCCGATACAGACGACTTCCACGAGGGCGTCACCGCGTTCGTGACTGAGCGAGAACCGGAGTTCTAG
- a CDS encoding UPF0058 family protein, translated as MHKDELLELHEHMVTIMEYFREQDHVKDGLFDPYEELDVTPADVHKSKSEHKHAVFVLGNALATAMSEDEFSDAGRIGKRMQELAEDAESKI; from the coding sequence ATGCACAAAGACGAGCTCTTAGAACTCCACGAGCACATGGTCACCATCATGGAGTACTTCCGCGAACAGGACCACGTCAAAGACGGGCTGTTCGATCCATACGAGGAGCTTGATGTCACGCCGGCGGACGTCCACAAGTCCAAAAGCGAGCACAAACACGCCGTGTTCGTGCTCGGGAACGCCCTGGCCACCGCGATGAGCGAAGACGAGTTCTCCGACGCCGGTCGCATCGGCAAGCGCATGCAGGAACTGGCCGAAGACGCCGAATCGAAGATCTAG
- a CDS encoding ribbon-helix-helix domain-containing protein, with the protein MAKVEINVPEHLEMQIAQLVEKGEFLNREEAIEDLLSTGLKAYKTSGPIDEDEEPGLEDDGMMGHDDEYVF; encoded by the coding sequence ATGGCGAAAGTAGAGATCAACGTACCGGAGCACCTGGAGATGCAGATCGCCCAGCTCGTCGAGAAAGGCGAGTTCCTCAACCGCGAGGAAGCGATCGAAGACCTGCTCTCGACAGGACTGAAAGCGTACAAAACCAGCGGGCCGATCGACGAAGACGAGGAGCCCGGACTGGAAGACGACGGGATGATGGGCCACGACGACGAGTACGTGTTCTAA